A stretch of Plasmodium knowlesi strain H genome assembly, chromosome: 1 DNA encodes these proteins:
- a CDS encoding NOL1/NOP2/sun family methyltransferase gives MSAKEDVPYYENTSLLQKNENFFNYYIHQKIINEDEVENFMTVINTELPITFRVLNNNKYSNFIHENIKKKLEHLCKDNYAITKLNEWDQMYEIYLTRSQIKKDENYKNLYNYLINLNESGYIFRQELVSMLPVLFLKLKENYFVLDMCAAPGSKTAQIVDYMHLISKRNVKNYLIRKFIQRNSSPLSGSLGGVHTSEGEGNANLVDDDSSLSGDDSIQLGNGSSESGIRLNNNHENTPSDEKNNLYRSLHDALDGNQYDDEFFKYILNADNHLYGHYKELISNSNPTGVVIANDANFKRCCMLFHRLKNIHSNCLVVTNNNAINFPYIYMKDDEGNTNEKRYFDSVLCDVPCSGDGTVRKDRNIWLNWNPFNAYNLFQMQVSILKRSIELTKEGGNIVYSTCSLNPIENEAVICEVFNSVENRNCLKLMNFGNELIDKLNFKQGITEWKVMMDDQWFDTYEEYCSYLQNKEHGKYKKIYDKIQQGMFTPGEEFMNEINLKYVKRFFPHHYNAGGFFIAVIKKCGKPQWKEEKKKKKKKIYTKLNKADKDEYRKKYKYRRHKKGSKKKDKGKNGNIIPSHEVNKNCTEQNGNTESMDGVVYISDYVSKQSRESDQGKIFSSDNNLQMSKSAQAVEQNDLEDNYNVIGIDDVMTSYNVVTSNEVTNKYNLIDNDNLSSNYNMIDSDDMVRSFQPVRRHGGDVINLINRRSEEALRSYIGGEVDSTSECKVGSEGEEETEGEKEEKVILGSKNDPQNEEAEGAQREERKMTKQQEYVSLEYYEKLRPTHDLLNRVKNYFNLNDNFMSIKNNLYIHLKDDSNFAKLSIDERINVNIKKINLVSKHTKDILECYTKIKLKIISAGITVIQIDKNKKNGVENYYRINYSGCLNFLPFFKEVDTFLLDRTCREEIIKSYFAPVYENDQRVFDFEGYMNQLIGERKSTLSRAVAKAKAAGEAERKADVKEEDADIEAEVKKEGEAKEENQNEARVEKTEEPITDHQEGESDVNTIWVKSDAILDLIKVDKSKINNITKDTIRQTAKLTKHSPNILLTLNRNKQILAIPANKGNLFVDISIDKNSIIMLPYILN, from the coding sequence ATGTCGGCCAAGGAAGACGTCCCATACTACGAGAACACGAGCCTGctacagaaaaatgaaaatttcttcaacTATTACATCCATCAGAAAATAATCAACGAAGAtgaagtggaaaattttatgaCAGTTATAAACACAGAATTACCAATCACATTTCGCGTTCTGAACAACAACAAGTACAGCAATTTTATTcacgaaaatataaaaaagaaattggaaCATCTTTGCAAGGACAACTATGCAATTACAAAGTTGAATGAATGGGACCAGATGTATGAGATATACTTGACTAGGTCCCAAATTAAGAAAgatgaaaattataaaaatttgtacAACTATTTAATAAACTTAAATGAGAGCGGGTACATATTTAGACAGGAGCTGGTAAGCATGTTGCCAGTGTTGTTTCTGAAGctgaaagaaaattattttgttctgGACATGTGCGCAGCACCTGGCTCTAAGACTGCTCAAATTGTGGATTACATGCACCTCATTAGCAAaagaaatgtgaaaaattatttgatTCGGAAATTTATTCAGAGGAACTCGTCCCCTTTGAGCGGGTCCCTTGGAGGTGTGCACACGTCGGAGGGTGAAGGGAATGCCAATTTAGTCGATGACGATAGCAGCCTAAGCGGCGATGATAGCATCCAACTTGGTAACGGTAGCAGTGAAAGTGGCATTCGCTTGAACAACAACCATGAAAATACCCCTTCTGATGAGAAGAACAATCTGTACAGAAGTCTGCACGACGCACTAGACGGAAATCAATACGacgatgaattttttaagtacATCCTCAACGCAGACAACCATTTGTACGGACACTACAAGGAACTGATTTCAAATAGTAACCCCACTGGAGTCGTCATCGCTAATGATGCGAACTTTAAGAGGTGTTGCATGTTGTTCCATCGgctaaaaaatatacacagcAATTGCCTAGTGGTAACAAACAACAACGCAATTAATTTCccttatatttatatgaagGATGATGAGGGAAATACAAATGAGAAGAGGTACTTTGACTCCGTTTTATGTGATGTCCCGTGCAGTGGTGATGGGACCGTGCGAAAGGACAGAAATATCTGGTTAAATTGGAACCCATTTAATGCCTACAATTTATTTCAAATGCAAGTtagtattttaaaaaggtcTATCGAATTGACCAAGGAAGGTGGAAACATTGTGTACAGCACATGCTCTCTAAACCCGATTGAAAATGAGGCAGTTATTTGCGAAGTTTTCAATTCGGTAGAAAATAGGAACTGCCTGAAATTAATGAACTTTGGAAACGAACTTATAGACAAATTAAATTTTAAACAAGGTATAACTGAATGGAAAGTGATGATGGATGATCAGTGGTTTGATACGTATGAAGAGTATTGTAGTTATTTGCAAAATAAGgaacatggaaaatataaaaaaatttacgacAAAATACAACAGGGGATGTTTACTCCGGGAGAGGAATTCATGAATGAAATTAACTTGAAATACGTGAAGcgattttttcctcatcattACAACGCGGGGGGTTTTTTCATAGCAGTTATTAAAAAGTGTGGGAAGCCCcagtggaaggaagaaaaaaaaaaaaaaaaaaaaaaaatttacacgaAATTAAACAAGGCGGATAAGGACGAATAtaggaaaaagtacaaatatagaagacataaaaaaggaagcaaaaaaaaggacaagggaaaaaatggaaacattATTCCATCCCATGaggtaaataaaaattgtactgaacaaaatgggaatacCGAATCGATGGATGGTGTTGTTTACATTTCTGATTATGTTTCCAAGCAGTCCAGAGAAAGTGATCaaggtaaaatattttcctcagACAATAACCTACAAATGAGTAAGAGCGCACAGGCGGTGGAGCAGAACGATCTGGAAGATAATTACAACGTAATTGGCATTGACGATGTGATGACTAGCTACAATGTTGTGACGAGCAACGAAGTTACGAACAAATACAACCTCATTGACAATGACAATTTGAGTAGTAACTACAATATGATAGACAGTGACGACATGGTGAGGAGTTTCCAGCCAGTTAGAAGACACGGAGGGGATGTAATAAATCTCATTAATAGGCGGAGTGAGGAGGCACTGAGAAGTTACATAGGTGGTGAGGTTGATAGCACGTCGGAATGTAAAGTGGGGAGcgaaggggaagaggaaactgagggagagaaggaagaaaaagtaatttTGGGTTCGAAAAATGATccacaaaatgaggaagcGGAAGGAGCCCAGCGGGAGGAGCGCAAAATGACCAAGCAACAAGAGTACGTGAGCCTGGAGTACTATGAGAAACTGCGCCCAACGCACGACCTTCTAAATAGAGTAAAAAACTATTTCAACCTGAATGACAATTTTATgtccataaaaaataatttgtataTTCACCTGAAGGATGActccaattttgcaaaattatcGATCGACGAGAGGATCAATGTGAACATCAAGAAGATAAATTTGGTCAGCAAGCACACCAAGGATATCCTAGAGTGTTACACAAAAATAAAGCTGAAGATTATCAGCGCGGGGATAACCGTTATCCAGATagataagaataaaaagaacgGAGTGGAAAACTACTACCGAATAAACTACAGTGGGTGCTTGAATTTCTTGCCTTTCTTTAAAGAAGTTGATACATTTTTGCTGGACAGGACATGTAGGgaggaaattataaaaagttATTTTGCTCCTGTTTATGAGAATGACCAGAGGGTGTTTGACTTTGAAGGTTACATGAACCAGCTGATCGGTGAGCGGAAGAGCACCCTGTCCAGGGCCGTGGCCAAGGCCAAGGCGGCAGGGGAAGCTGAACGTAAGGCAGATgtgaaggaggaggatgcAGATATAGAAGCagaagtgaagaaggaaggcgaagcaaaagaggaaaaccAAAACGAAGCCAGGgtggaaaaaacagaagagcCCATCACGGACCACcaagaaggggaaagtgaCGTAAACACCATTTGGGTGAAAAGCGATGCCATCCTAGATCTTATAAAAGTAGATAAGtcgaaaataaataacatcACGAAAGACACCATTAGACAGACGGCAAAACTGACAAAACATTCTCCAAATATTCTGTTAACCCTCAATAGGAATAAACAAATTTTGGCTATCCCTGCAAATAAGGGAAACTTGTTTGTGGACATTAGCATTGATAAGAACTCCATCATCATGCTGCCATACATCTTAAActag